From the genome of Populus trichocarpa isolate Nisqually-1 chromosome 15, P.trichocarpa_v4.1, whole genome shotgun sequence, one region includes:
- the LOC18105526 gene encoding uncharacterized protein LOC18105526 isoform X3, translating to MHNAAVANTTDGHRTKEGDDKIKMHTHSYCCLDYAQIYDVVRYRLHRMRKKLKDELEDKNTVQEYTCPNCGRRYNALDALRLMSLVDEYFHCENCDGELVAESDKLAAQEGGDGDDNARRRRREKLKDMLQKMEVQLKPLMAQLSRVKDLPVPEFGSLQEWQIHASAAGRAANGDSSYNDPSRSSQGYGGTPMPFLGETKVEVSFSGVEGKEDLKSETASTGLKVLPPWMIKQGMNLTKEQRGEVKQGSKMDDSSAAAEPPDDKKISIENDDKIKDEYVKAYYAALLQKQREAEESAEKQQELLQTSISNGFSKSSSDRQVGMKSKREEDDEPDDDVEWEEAPIGGNTSEGFKVNDLNAEAPASGEDDEDDIDWEEG from the exons ATGCATAATGCTGCAGTAGCTAACACTACTGATGGGCATAGAACCAAGGAGGGAGATGACAAGATCAAGATGCACACTCACTCTTATTGCTGTCTAGATTATGCACAg ATATATGATGTTGTTAGGTACAGACTGCACCGCATGAGGAAAAAGCTGAAGGACGAGTTGGAAGACAAGAACACTGTTCAAGAGTACACATGCCCCAACTGTGGAAGAAG ATACAATGCTTTGGATGCTCTGCGCTTGATGTCTCTAGTTGACGAGTACTTCCACTGTGAGAATTGTGATGGGGAGCTTGTAGCTGAGAGTGACAAGTTAGCTGCCCAAGAAGGTGGAGATGGAGATGACAATGCTAGGAGGCGGAGgcgtgaaaaattaaaagacatgcTTCAGAAAATGGAG GTACAACTTAAGCCATTAATGGCTCAACTTAGCAGGGTGAAAGATTTACCTGTCCCTGAATTTGGGAGTCTTCAAGAATGGCAAATTCATGCAAGTGCTGCTGGCCGTGCTGCAAATGGTGATTCTAGTTACAATGATCCCTCCAGATCTTCTCAAGGGTATGGTGGAACACCAATGCCATTTCTGGGAGAGACAAAG GTTGAAGTTTCGTTTTCTGGTGTTGAAGGCAAGGAGGATCTCAAATCTGAAACTGCAAGTACCGGTCTGAAAGTTTTACCACCATGGATGATCAAGCAGGGAATGAACCTTACGAAAGAGCAACGTGGAGAGGTCAAGCAGGGGTCTAAGATGGATGACAGTTCAGCAGCAGCAGAGCCCCCAGATGACAAAAAGATTTCTATTGAGAATGATGACAAGATAAAG GATGAGTATGTTAAAGCTTATTATGCTGCTCTGCTTCAGAAACAACGAGAAGCAGAAGAATCTGCTGAGAAACAACAGGAATTGTTACAGACATCCATCTCCAATGGTTTTTCCAAATCATCTTCTGATCGTCAAGTGGGCATGAAATCCAAACGCGAGGAGGATGATGAGCCAGATGATGATGTTGAATGGGAAGAGGCTCCAATTGGAG GCAACACAAGTGAAGGTTTTAAGGTTAATGACTTGAATGCTGAAGCTCCTGCTTCTGGAGAGGATGACGAAGATGATATAGACTGGGAAGAAGGTTGA
- the LOC18105526 gene encoding uncharacterized protein LOC18105526 isoform X2, with amino-acid sequence MFIEVIFANKETAKAAKMHNAAVANTTDGHRTKEGDDKIKMHTHSYCCLDYAQIYDVVRYRLHRMRKKLKDELEDKNTVQEYTCPNCGRRYNALDALRLMSLVDEYFHCENCDGELVAESDKLAAQEGGDGDDNARRRRREKLKDMLQKMEVQLKPLMAQLSRVKDLPVPEFGSLQEWQIHASAAGRAANGDSSYNDPSRSSQGYGGTPMPFLGETKVEVSFSGVEGKEDLKSETASTGLKVLPPWMIKQGMNLTKEQRGEVKQGSKMDDSSAAAEPPDDKKISIENDDKIKDEYVKAYYAALLQKQREAEESAEKQQELLQTSISNGFSKSSSDRQVGMKSKREEDDEPDDDVEWEEAPIGGNTSEGFKVNDLNAEAPASGEDDEDDIDWEEG; translated from the exons ACGGCTAAGGCTGCGAAGATGCATAATGCTGCAGTAGCTAACACTACTGATGGGCATAGAACCAAGGAGGGAGATGACAAGATCAAGATGCACACTCACTCTTATTGCTGTCTAGATTATGCACAg ATATATGATGTTGTTAGGTACAGACTGCACCGCATGAGGAAAAAGCTGAAGGACGAGTTGGAAGACAAGAACACTGTTCAAGAGTACACATGCCCCAACTGTGGAAGAAG ATACAATGCTTTGGATGCTCTGCGCTTGATGTCTCTAGTTGACGAGTACTTCCACTGTGAGAATTGTGATGGGGAGCTTGTAGCTGAGAGTGACAAGTTAGCTGCCCAAGAAGGTGGAGATGGAGATGACAATGCTAGGAGGCGGAGgcgtgaaaaattaaaagacatgcTTCAGAAAATGGAG GTACAACTTAAGCCATTAATGGCTCAACTTAGCAGGGTGAAAGATTTACCTGTCCCTGAATTTGGGAGTCTTCAAGAATGGCAAATTCATGCAAGTGCTGCTGGCCGTGCTGCAAATGGTGATTCTAGTTACAATGATCCCTCCAGATCTTCTCAAGGGTATGGTGGAACACCAATGCCATTTCTGGGAGAGACAAAG GTTGAAGTTTCGTTTTCTGGTGTTGAAGGCAAGGAGGATCTCAAATCTGAAACTGCAAGTACCGGTCTGAAAGTTTTACCACCATGGATGATCAAGCAGGGAATGAACCTTACGAAAGAGCAACGTGGAGAGGTCAAGCAGGGGTCTAAGATGGATGACAGTTCAGCAGCAGCAGAGCCCCCAGATGACAAAAAGATTTCTATTGAGAATGATGACAAGATAAAG GATGAGTATGTTAAAGCTTATTATGCTGCTCTGCTTCAGAAACAACGAGAAGCAGAAGAATCTGCTGAGAAACAACAGGAATTGTTACAGACATCCATCTCCAATGGTTTTTCCAAATCATCTTCTGATCGTCAAGTGGGCATGAAATCCAAACGCGAGGAGGATGATGAGCCAGATGATGATGTTGAATGGGAAGAGGCTCCAATTGGAG GCAACACAAGTGAAGGTTTTAAGGTTAATGACTTGAATGCTGAAGCTCCTGCTTCTGGAGAGGATGACGAAGATGATATAGACTGGGAAGAAGGTTGA